Proteins encoded in a region of the Nonomuraea helvata genome:
- a CDS encoding helix-turn-helix domain-containing protein: protein MADSHDTTAPTTVRRRSDARRSIDAILNAARIVLGERPGASMEDIAATAGVTRQTVYAHFPSRDALVAALVEAAAAEYAALLDDADLDTAPPADALARFLSAGWRFLGRYPLLLNATAARIPRPHSDPHDTVPPRLERLIHRGQHTGDFDPSLPAAWLAAAILGLQHTAAAQLATGRLTTHEAETLCLESTLRLCGGEADRSGLS from the coding sequence ATGGCCGACTCGCACGACACCACCGCGCCCACGACGGTCCGGCGCCGGTCCGACGCCCGGCGCAGCATCGACGCCATCCTCAACGCGGCCCGCATCGTGCTCGGCGAGCGGCCCGGCGCGAGCATGGAAGACATCGCCGCCACGGCCGGCGTCACTCGCCAGACCGTCTACGCGCACTTCCCTTCACGCGACGCCCTGGTCGCCGCGCTCGTCGAGGCCGCGGCCGCCGAATACGCCGCCCTGCTGGACGACGCAGACCTCGACACCGCCCCGCCCGCCGACGCGCTGGCCCGGTTCCTCAGCGCCGGCTGGCGGTTCCTCGGCCGCTATCCCCTCCTGCTGAACGCCACCGCGGCCCGGATCCCGCGGCCCCACAGCGACCCTCATGACACCGTGCCTCCGCGGCTCGAACGGCTCATCCACCGAGGCCAGCACACGGGCGACTTCGACCCGTCACTCCCCGCGGCCTGGCTCGCCGCCGCCATCCTCGGGCTCCAGCACACGGCCGCGGCGCAACTCGCAACTGGGCGCCTCACCACCCACGAGGCAGAGACGCTATGCCTGGAAAGCACACTGCGCCTCTGCGGCGGCGAGGCCGATCGCTCAGGACTGTCCTGA
- a CDS encoding TetR/AcrR family transcriptional regulator C-terminal domain-containing protein produces MCAATRPGLTRQTLIETALRLLDEVGLEGLTVRRLAADLGVQSPALYWHIRSKQELLDGMADAIIVAAGLGPPHPGEAWQDWLARRARAFRQSLLAHRDGARIVADAAWLSPATVRTFNDELTAMVDRGFTPVLALRTITAISQYVTGFVLQEQARPGRQAEQPSDPLAALSGLLDGDTSAPLLVAIRDGARTTGDDAFEHGLRVLIDGTIAALTAQAT; encoded by the coding sequence ATGTGCGCAGCCACCCGGCCTGGCCTGACCAGGCAGACGTTGATCGAGACAGCGCTGCGGCTCCTGGACGAGGTCGGGCTGGAAGGCCTGACGGTGCGCCGGCTGGCTGCCGATCTCGGTGTCCAGTCACCGGCGCTGTACTGGCACATCCGCAGCAAACAGGAGCTGCTGGACGGCATGGCGGACGCGATCATCGTGGCCGCCGGCCTGGGTCCGCCTCATCCCGGCGAGGCATGGCAGGACTGGCTGGCCCGCCGTGCCCGCGCTTTCCGGCAGTCGCTGCTCGCGCACCGCGACGGCGCCCGCATCGTCGCCGATGCCGCCTGGCTCAGCCCCGCGACGGTCAGGACGTTCAACGACGAGCTGACCGCCATGGTGGACCGCGGCTTCACCCCCGTGCTGGCGCTGCGCACCATCACCGCCATCTCCCAGTACGTCACCGGATTCGTCCTCCAGGAGCAGGCCCGGCCGGGCAGGCAGGCCGAGCAGCCTTCGGACCCACTCGCCGCACTGAGCGGCCTGCTGGACGGCGACACCTCCGCCCCTTTGCTGGTGGCGATCCGCGACGGTGCCAGGACGACCGGCGACGACGCCTTCGAACACGGCCTACGGGTCCTCATCGACGGGACCATCGCCGCCCTCACCGCGCAGGCCACCTGA
- a CDS encoding serine hydrolase domain-containing protein encodes MSQLHQRMTALVAEAGYRSDEPIAVGMRQRDAPPVLLAQGMTSASEPVTATTLAYAASLSKQMTAACAALLARRGALDMESPLSHWLPQLPAWAGTVRLRHLVHHTAALPADSTIDAVLAGDADRTTPGIIEALTRFPALDRRPSTEHLYSNAGYVCLAAVVERAAEMPLPDFARRHLFVPLAMADTRYWPGPDPTPPGAAPLARLRPAPLSLGDGGVWTTLSDLLRWGQALNADELGISGLIQTPGRLDDGTPIDYAWGIGVRSHAGYRVYRHGGGWTGLRALHARVPDLDLSVALIAIDDHTERRVPLLDSLLDEMTKP; translated from the coding sequence GTGTCCCAGCTGCACCAACGCATGACAGCCCTTGTCGCCGAAGCCGGCTACCGCAGCGACGAACCGATCGCGGTCGGGATGCGGCAACGCGACGCGCCGCCCGTCCTCCTGGCCCAGGGGATGACATCCGCCAGTGAGCCAGTGACCGCCACGACGCTCGCGTACGCGGCGTCGCTGTCGAAGCAGATGACCGCGGCCTGCGCGGCGCTGCTCGCCCGACGTGGCGCGCTGGACATGGAGTCGCCCCTGTCACACTGGCTGCCCCAGCTACCGGCGTGGGCCGGCACCGTCCGGCTCCGGCACCTCGTCCATCACACGGCGGCCCTGCCCGCCGACTCCACGATCGATGCCGTCCTCGCCGGCGACGCCGACCGGACCACCCCAGGCATCATCGAGGCACTCACCCGGTTCCCGGCCCTGGACCGCCGGCCGAGCACCGAACATCTCTATTCCAACGCCGGATACGTGTGCCTGGCCGCGGTGGTGGAACGAGCGGCGGAGATGCCGCTGCCCGACTTCGCCCGGCGCCACCTCTTCGTCCCGCTGGCGATGGCAGACACCCGCTACTGGCCCGGGCCCGACCCCACGCCGCCGGGCGCCGCGCCGCTTGCCCGTCTTCGTCCTGCCCCGCTGTCCCTGGGTGACGGAGGGGTATGGACGACTCTCAGCGATCTGCTGCGCTGGGGCCAGGCACTCAACGCCGATGAACTCGGCATCTCGGGGCTCATCCAGACCCCAGGACGCCTCGATGACGGAACGCCGATCGACTACGCCTGGGGCATCGGCGTCCGGTCACACGCCGGGTACCGCGTCTATCGGCACGGAGGAGGCTGGACAGGCCTGCGTGCCCTGCACGCACGAGTGCCCGACCTGGACCTGAGCGTGGCTCTCATCGCGATCGACGACCACACCGAACGCCGGGTCCCGCTCCTCGACAGCCTTCTCGATGAGATGACCAAACCGTAG
- a CDS encoding NAD(P)H-dependent oxidoreductase, which produces MALRIGIILGSTRPGRRGEQIASWVLDTARAHGGADYELIDLAHHGLDNLDEGGNPTHQQYEHPHTRDWSALIDGFDGFVFLTPEYNHSFPGALKNALDYIYREWNDKAAGIVSYGGWAAGVRAAEALRLVLAELQVATVRAQPAVPLIPAFSTGAFVPAEGLDVAVCGMLDQVIAWSGALRGVREAKSEAPAIAR; this is translated from the coding sequence ATGGCACTCCGCATCGGCATCATCCTCGGAAGCACCCGACCCGGCCGCCGGGGCGAGCAGATCGCCTCCTGGGTGCTCGACACGGCGCGCGCCCACGGCGGCGCCGACTACGAGCTGATCGATCTCGCCCACCACGGGCTCGACAACCTGGACGAGGGCGGCAATCCGACGCACCAGCAGTACGAGCACCCGCACACCCGCGACTGGTCCGCGCTGATCGACGGGTTCGACGGCTTCGTGTTCCTCACCCCGGAGTACAACCACTCCTTTCCCGGCGCGCTCAAGAACGCGCTGGACTACATCTACCGGGAGTGGAACGACAAGGCCGCCGGCATCGTCAGTTACGGCGGATGGGCCGCGGGCGTCCGGGCCGCCGAGGCGCTGCGGCTCGTGCTCGCCGAGCTCCAGGTGGCAACGGTCCGCGCACAGCCCGCCGTCCCGTTGATCCCCGCGTTCTCGACCGGCGCCTTCGTTCCGGCGGAGGGCCTCGACGTCGCGGTCTGCGGCATGCTCGACCAGGTCATCGCCTGGTCCGGCGCGCTGCGCGGCGTACGCGAGGCCAAGTCGGAGGCGCCCGCGATCGCCCGCTGA
- a CDS encoding FAD-dependent monooxygenase, which yields MRILISGASVAGPVLAYWLTRHGFSVTVVERAPALRKTGGHAVDLFRPAMDISEKMGVLPRVEERATGTKRMTLCREGARRPVRVDLSKIFSATSDRHVEIMRDDLSEICYDAACDDVEYVFGDSITEISPDGQVRFENAAPRRFDLVVGADGLHSNVRRLVFGEESRFSAFAGAYLGVLTVPNTSGLDRELLIHVGVGRTAGVYGARHLGDARALFLFRSERELDYHHRDVPRQKELLRGAFDGLHADVDRWLAELERTPAFYFDSITQLRMDTWSRGRVTLVGDAGYCPGPAVGGSTTLAVVGAYVLAGELARAGGDHERAFPAYERAMAEHVRGSRAVALSAAKTLIPTSRLGVSGLAQGARLISALPAGPSRALLRLTTKSGRLYNSMTVDDYPPSPAASGGRVGAR from the coding sequence ATGCGGATTCTCATCTCCGGCGCCAGCGTCGCCGGTCCGGTGCTGGCGTACTGGCTCACCAGGCACGGCTTCTCCGTCACCGTCGTCGAGCGCGCGCCGGCCCTGCGCAAGACCGGCGGCCACGCGGTCGACCTGTTCCGGCCCGCGATGGACATCTCGGAGAAGATGGGCGTCCTCCCGCGCGTCGAGGAGCGGGCCACCGGCACGAAACGGATGACCCTCTGCCGGGAGGGCGCGCGGCGTCCCGTCCGGGTGGACCTCTCCAAGATCTTCAGCGCCACCTCCGACCGGCACGTCGAGATCATGCGCGACGACCTGAGCGAGATCTGCTACGACGCCGCGTGCGACGACGTCGAGTACGTCTTCGGCGACTCGATCACCGAGATCTCGCCCGACGGCCAGGTGCGGTTCGAGAACGCCGCGCCGCGCCGCTTCGACCTCGTCGTCGGCGCGGACGGGCTGCACTCCAACGTGCGCCGCCTCGTCTTCGGCGAGGAGTCCCGCTTCAGCGCCTTCGCCGGGGCCTACCTCGGGGTGCTCACCGTGCCCAACACCTCCGGCCTCGACCGTGAGCTCCTCATCCACGTGGGCGTCGGCCGCACGGCCGGCGTGTACGGCGCGCGGCACCTCGGCGACGCGCGGGCGTTGTTCCTGTTCCGGAGCGAGCGCGAGCTGGACTACCACCACCGCGACGTGCCCCGGCAGAAGGAGCTGCTGCGCGGCGCGTTCGACGGCCTGCACGCCGACGTGGACCGCTGGCTGGCCGAGCTCGAGCGCACCCCGGCGTTCTACTTCGACTCGATCACCCAGCTCCGCATGGACACCTGGTCGCGGGGGAGGGTGACGCTCGTCGGCGACGCGGGCTACTGCCCCGGCCCGGCCGTCGGCGGCAGCACCACCCTGGCCGTCGTCGGCGCGTACGTCCTGGCCGGGGAGCTGGCGCGGGCGGGCGGCGACCACGAGCGCGCCTTCCCCGCCTACGAGCGCGCGATGGCCGAGCACGTGCGCGGCAGCCGCGCGGTCGCGCTCAGCGCGGCGAAGACCCTGATCCCCACGTCCCGTCTCGGCGTCTCGGGGCTGGCCCAGGGCGCCCGCCTGATCTCCGCCCTGCCCGCGGGGCCCAGCCGCGCCCTCCTCCGCCTCACCACCAAGAGCGGACGCCTGTACAACTCCATGACCGTCGACGACTACCCGCCGTCGCCCGCCGCATCAGGAGGCCGGGTCGGCGCCCGCTGA
- a CDS encoding NAD(P)-dependent oxidoreductase, giving the protein MTVETVVLTGAAGRVGSALREPLRRRLRRLISVDRAPLVAAGPDEEVRQVELAGIEDVASVIEGADAVVHLSGVPDEAPLALLLDANVLGAHHVLEAARRTGVKRVVLASSNRLTGCYPAAQPVSAELPPRPDGLYGVSKVAVEALGRLYADKFGLQVVCLRIGSLEPEPSEPRHLATWLSPDDCAGFVWAALTQPGITFTAAYAVSANTRRFWELDDRLGYRPHDDAEAYVDRIPGAAGYFAGDQLQGGDYAGADYTLRHAF; this is encoded by the coding sequence ATGACAGTGGAGACGGTGGTCCTTACCGGTGCGGCAGGGCGAGTGGGATCCGCGCTGCGCGAGCCGTTGCGGCGTCGGCTGCGCCGGCTGATCTCGGTCGATCGCGCACCGCTGGTCGCCGCAGGACCCGACGAGGAGGTCCGCCAGGTCGAGCTGGCCGGCATCGAGGACGTGGCGTCCGTCATCGAGGGCGCCGACGCGGTCGTGCACCTGTCCGGCGTGCCCGACGAGGCGCCGCTCGCCCTCCTCCTGGACGCCAACGTCCTGGGCGCCCACCATGTGCTGGAGGCCGCACGGCGCACGGGAGTCAAGCGCGTGGTGCTGGCCAGCAGCAATCGGCTGACCGGCTGCTACCCGGCCGCGCAGCCGGTCTCGGCCGAGCTGCCGCCCCGTCCCGACGGGCTGTACGGCGTGAGCAAGGTCGCCGTGGAGGCCCTGGGCCGGCTGTATGCGGACAAGTTCGGCCTGCAGGTGGTGTGCCTGCGCATCGGCAGCCTGGAGCCGGAGCCGAGCGAGCCGCGGCACCTGGCCACCTGGCTGAGCCCGGACGACTGCGCCGGTTTCGTCTGGGCCGCGTTGACCCAGCCCGGCATCACTTTCACCGCCGCGTACGCGGTCTCGGCCAATACCCGCCGGTTCTGGGAGCTGGACGACCGGCTCGGCTACCGTCCCCACGATGACGCCGAGGCCTATGTGGACCGGATCCCTGGAGCGGCAGGTTACTTCGCCGGTGACCAGCTTCAGGGCGGTGACTACGCCGGCGCCGACTACACCCTCCGGCACGCTTTCTGA
- a CDS encoding MarR family winged helix-turn-helix transcriptional regulator: MAETRALEPDEWELWDSWMRAQRLLARELERGLQRDCGISKAEFSVLVTLWQAPGREMRVGELSESLDWEKSRVSHQLTRMENRGFVERTPYGADGRRAGIGLTDKGRRAAQSAILVHGCNIRRYFLDPLTPQQAADLRAWSGQMIDRIEPRCSETTDRPDAAQ, from the coding sequence ATGGCGGAGACCCGTGCGCTCGAACCCGATGAGTGGGAGCTCTGGGACAGCTGGATGCGCGCGCAGCGCCTGCTCGCCCGGGAGCTCGAGCGTGGTCTGCAGCGCGACTGCGGCATCTCGAAGGCCGAGTTCAGCGTGCTGGTGACCCTGTGGCAGGCACCCGGCCGCGAGATGCGCGTCGGCGAGCTCTCCGAGTCGCTCGACTGGGAGAAGAGCCGCGTGTCGCACCAGCTGACGCGCATGGAGAACCGCGGCTTCGTGGAGCGGACCCCGTACGGGGCCGACGGTCGCCGCGCGGGGATCGGGCTGACCGACAAAGGTCGCCGCGCTGCGCAGAGCGCCATCCTCGTGCACGGCTGCAACATCCGCCGTTATTTCCTCGACCCGCTCACACCCCAGCAGGCTGCGGATCTCCGGGCCTGGAGCGGGCAGATGATCGACCGTATCGAGCCGCGCTGCAGCGAGACCACAGACAGACCCGACGCCGCCCAGTAG
- a CDS encoding alpha/beta hydrolase, whose protein sequence is MLSADGTDIHVYDQGRGPAILIVGPGLDDGTRTKKLASILARRFRVLRLHRRQYRPDLKTDGTPCSVAQEVDDILAIARQVGRPLIIYGHSSGGVVALEALAAAPSAFTGAVLFEPASVIGTAWAGQDGEVVTQARAACAAGRPGKAMAIFFRRTIGLPGWQAWAAGALTALVPRYRRLASCQIDDLEAMDRLGVRLDAYSRVTTPTLLLSGDRSTPQQTAPLDAIERVLSRPERRPERVVMRKRDHGADLKAPKTVARIIETFADTLV, encoded by the coding sequence GTGCTCTCAGCCGACGGAACTGACATCCATGTCTACGACCAGGGGCGCGGGCCGGCCATCCTGATCGTCGGCCCCGGGCTGGACGACGGGACGCGGACCAAGAAGCTCGCCTCGATCCTCGCCAGGCGGTTCCGCGTCCTACGCCTCCACCGCCGTCAGTACCGGCCGGACCTCAAGACCGACGGCACACCGTGTTCGGTGGCCCAGGAGGTCGACGACATCCTGGCGATCGCCCGCCAGGTCGGCCGACCGTTGATCATTTACGGCCACTCCTCCGGCGGGGTGGTCGCCCTGGAAGCGCTGGCGGCGGCGCCCTCGGCCTTCACCGGCGCGGTGCTCTTCGAACCCGCCTCCGTGATCGGCACGGCATGGGCCGGCCAGGACGGCGAGGTCGTCACACAGGCACGGGCCGCGTGCGCCGCCGGCAGGCCGGGCAAGGCAATGGCGATCTTCTTCCGTCGGACCATCGGCCTGCCAGGCTGGCAGGCATGGGCGGCAGGCGCGCTCACCGCTCTCGTCCCGCGCTACCGCAGGCTGGCGTCGTGCCAGATCGACGACCTCGAGGCCATGGATCGGCTGGGCGTCCGCCTTGACGCCTACTCCCGGGTCACCACCCCCACCTTGCTGCTCAGCGGCGACCGCAGCACGCCGCAGCAGACGGCGCCGCTGGACGCCATCGAGCGCGTTCTCAGCCGTCCCGAACGCCGTCCCGAACGTGTGGTGATGCGCAA